One genomic region from Jilunia laotingensis encodes:
- the rplO gene encoding 50S ribosomal protein L15, whose product MNLSNLKPAEGSTKTRKRIGRGPGSGLGGTSTRGHKGAKSRSGYSKKIGFEGGQMPLQRRVPKFGFKNINRVEYKAINLDTIQKLAEAKNLDKVGVNEFIEAGFISSTQLVKVLGNGTLTTKLNVEAHAFSKTATAAIEAVGGTVVKL is encoded by the coding sequence ATGAACTTAAGTAATTTAAAACCTGCAGAGGGTTCTACTAAAACAAGAAAAAGAATCGGTCGTGGACCGGGTTCTGGTTTAGGAGGAACTTCTACAAGAGGTCATAAAGGAGCTAAATCAAGATCCGGATACTCTAAGAAAATCGGTTTTGAAGGTGGACAGATGCCCCTTCAACGTCGTGTACCAAAATTTGGTTTTAAGAATATCAATCGCGTAGAGTATAAAGCTATTAATCTTGACACTATCCAAAAATTGGCAGAAGCTAAGAATTTGGATAAAGTTGGTGTTAATGAATTTATCGAAGCTGGATTTATTTCTTCAACCCAGTTGGTAAAAGTATTAGGAAACGGAACTTTGACTACTAAGCTTAACGTGGAAGCTCATGCATTCTCTAAGACTGCAACAGCTGCTATCGAAGCTGTAGGTGGAACTGTAGTAAAACTCTGA
- the rpmD gene encoding 50S ribosomal protein L30, giving the protein MSTIKIKQVKSRIGAPADQKRTLDALGLRKLNRIVEHEETPSILGMVDKVKHLVAIVK; this is encoded by the coding sequence ATGTCAACTATAAAGATCAAACAAGTTAAAAGTAGAATTGGTGCTCCAGCTGATCAAAAAAGAACTCTTGATGCACTGGGACTTCGTAAATTGAACCGCATTGTTGAACACGAAGAAACTCCTTCGATTCTTGGAATGGTAGATAAGGTTAAACACTTGGTTGCCATTGTTAAGTAA
- the rpsE gene encoding 30S ribosomal protein S5 codes for MAGVNNRVKISNDIELKDRLVAINRVTKVTKGGRTFSFSAIVVVGNEEGIIGWGLGKAGEVTAAIAKGVESAKKNLVRVPVLKGTVPHEQSARYGGAEVFIKPASHGTGVVAGGAMRAVLESVGVTDVLAKSKGSSNPHNLVKATILALSEMRDARMVAQNRGISVEKVFRG; via the coding sequence ATGGCAGGAGTTAATAATAGAGTTAAGATTTCTAACGATATAGAATTAAAAGATAGACTGGTTGCTATCAATCGTGTTACGAAGGTAACCAAAGGTGGTAGAACTTTTAGTTTCTCTGCAATTGTTGTTGTAGGTAACGAAGAAGGAATCATCGGTTGGGGACTTGGTAAAGCAGGGGAAGTAACAGCTGCTATCGCTAAAGGTGTTGAATCTGCCAAGAAAAATTTGGTTAGAGTTCCGGTATTGAAAGGTACAGTGCCTCATGAACAATCAGCAAGATATGGTGGTGCTGAGGTATTTATTAAACCCGCATCTCATGGTACTGGCGTTGTGGCTGGTGGTGCTATGCGTGCTGTATTGGAAAGCGTTGGTGTTACTGATGTTTTGGCTAAGTCGAAGGGCTCTTCAAATCCGCATAACTTAGTAAAAGCTACAATTTTGGCTTTAAGTGAAATGCGAGATGCAAGAATGGTTGCTCAAAATAGAGGTATTAGTGTTGAAAAAGTATTTAGAGGATAA